Proteins from a single region of Thunnus maccoyii chromosome 23, fThuMac1.1, whole genome shotgun sequence:
- the washc3 gene encoding WASH complex subunit 3 has translation MDEDGLPIVGSGVDLTKVPAIQQRRIVAYLNQFVVHTVRFLNRFSTVCEEKLANISLRIQQIETTLCILEAKLSSIPGLEDVTVDGVGQQQTAQTQGPAAASQSQADGPPAGTLPPPEPTQSAPEAATTQKAEAAAVNVMTVAKDPRYARYLKMVQVGVPVQAIRNKMTQENLDPNLLDTPDAPVPDGGIRSAEDEDADANSSDSESSFSD, from the exons GTTCCTGCTATTCAGCAGAGAAGAATTGTTGCTTATCTCAACCAGTTTGTTGTTCACACGGTTCGGTTCCTTAATCGCTTTTCAACAGTTTGTGAAGAG AAACTTGCAAACATATCCCTTCGCATACAGCAGATTGAAACCACACTGTGCATTTTGGAGGCGAAG CTGTCCTCCATCCCTGGACTGGAGGACGTCACGGTAGATGGAGTCGGTCAGCAGCAGACTGCTCAGACGCAAGGGCCAGCCGCTGCCAGTCAGAGCCAGGCAGATGGTCCACCAGCGGGGACCCTGCCGCCCCCAGAG CCCACTCAGAGTGCACCAGAAGCTGCAACGACACAGAAAGCAGAAGCTGCTGCAGTGAATGTTATGACAGTGGCCAAGGACCCACGTTACGCCCGATACTTGAAAATGGTTCAAGTG GGTGTTCCAGTTCAGGCCATAAGGAATAAAATGACCCAAGAGAACTTGGATCCCAACTTGCTTGA CACACCAGATGCCCCCGTGCCTGATGGAGGAATAAGGAGCGCAGAGGACGAAGATGCCGATGCCAACAGTTCTGACAGTGAATCTTCTTTCAGTGACTGA
- the dram1 gene encoding DNA damage-regulated autophagy modulator protein 1 — MFWFMQGLCFLPVFLVIWSSSTFIISYLIALFRKDVDIIFPYISDTGANPPESCIFGLMTFISAYAGTATIYARYKYVEKLSEDTGAVSPYLNKASLVLGLLSCLGMCIVATFQETQMETTMEKVHLTGALLFFITGVTYIVLQSVISYHAYPYGSSLGICRARVGIATIAAVAFFPTVICSFFVTQGKMHRDIEDKDYPFHVASAVCEWIVAFSFVCFFLTYIDDFKLFTLRVKTECEALS; from the exons ATGTTTTGGTTCATGCAAGGACTATGCTTCTTACCAGTGTTTTTGGTCATCTGGTCCTCCAGCACTTTCATTATTTCCTACCTCATTGCGCTTTTCAGAAAAGATGTCGATATAATCTTTCCCTACATAAG tgatacAGGTGCAAACCCTCCAGAGAGCTGCATTTTCGGCCTGATGACATTCATTTCTGCATATGCAG GAACAGCCACCATCTATGCCAGGTACAAGTATGTGGAGAAGCTGAGTGAGGACACAGGAGCTGTGAGTCCATATCTGAATAAAGCTTCTCTTGTATTGGGATTATTGTCCTGTTTGGGCATGTGCATTGTGGCTACTTTCCAG GAAACACAAATGGAAACAACAATGGAAAAGGTTCATCTTACAGGAGCTCTGCTGTTCTTCATCACTGGTGTCACATACATCGTCCTCCAGTCTGTTATATCTTATCATGCCTATCCATACGGGTCGTCCCTGGGTATATGTCGTGCACGTGTGGGTATCGCCACCATTGCTGCTGTGGCGTTTTTCCCCA CTgtgatctgttcattttttgtgaCACAAGGCAAAATGCATAGAGACATAGAAGACAAG GACTATCCCTTCCATGTAGCCAGTGCCGTATGTGAGTGGATCGTTGCCTTCAGCTTTGTCTGCTTCTTCCTCACATACATCGACGATTTCAAA CTGTTTACTTTACGAGTGAAAACGGAGTGTGAGGCGTTGTCCTGA